A genomic window from Labeo rohita strain BAU-BD-2019 chromosome 6, IGBB_LRoh.1.0, whole genome shotgun sequence includes:
- the LOC127166844 gene encoding G-protein coupled receptor 22, whose protein sequence is MVSMETDGSFTGGHGLSLLQAEDSVGAGLAQQEGTWLGFRATVSAVLLLELLLGVGGNLTVLVLYCGHCSLLESVSHAVTLSLHTLDLLLCLLCLPITATLLILGGASVPHHALLCCLHESAASFASVGTALNLLLISLDRYDISVRPANRLLTPRRATVLLVGVWAVSLAVPLLPFVEAGFVSGQGEGVFVHSNSTVLCSEWGGTLQAHLLLQVPVFLCSLAVMLFTYSRILQALRIRIGRTPRPHRDSKRPVHRLWLRRKKSTRSPDHPTRNTPTSPPPLSTGPLIASDTVTTVTINTETNTPSLTTPLSPTPTVSVITSPLSPTPTASMVTTPLSSAPSVSVITSPHIPTPATSSATTPLSPMPTVSTVSTQLSPAPVQGPPSMGVGASVSAILALRRAVRRHRDRRERQRRVFRMSVIIILSFLLCWAPLSIMPLLMLAIGPSDWLERLRLCFLVLAYWTVVLHPLLYAFTRQKLRKVLHTRLRRLRPQNTQTRIRTNTKIRRKHRADCSDATDRCLTEAVRE, encoded by the coding sequence ATGGTGTCCATGGAGACAGATGGCAGCTTCACTGGGGGCCACGGTCTGTCCCTCTTACAGGCTGAAGATAGCGTGGGGGCCGGCCTCGCCCAGCAGGAAGGGACGTGGCTCGGCTTCCGTGCTACGGTGAGTGCTGTGCTGCTGCTGGAGCTGCTCCTGGGGGTGGGCGGCAATCTGACCGTGCTGGTGTTATACTGTGGTCACTGCAGCCTGTTGGAGTCCGTCAGTCATGCCGTCACGCTCAGCCTGCACACCCTTGACCTGCTGCTCTGTCTCCTCTGCCTGCCGATCACTGCCACGCTCCTCATCCTGGGCGGAGCCTCGGTTCCTCACCACGCCCTCCTCTGCTGTCTCCACGAATCAGCAGCCAGCTTCGCAAGTGTGGGCACCGCACTTAACCTGTTGCTCATCAGCTTAGATCGCTATGACATCAGCGTCCGGCCGGCCAATCGCCTGCTGACGCCTCGAAGAGCAACCGTTTTACTTGTTGGAGTATGGGCGGTTTCGTTAGCCGTGCCCCTACTACCGTTTGTGGAGGCGGGGTTTGTTTCAGGGCAAGGCGAGGGGGTGTTTGTGCACTCCAATAGCACTGTGCTTTGTTCGGAGTGGGGAGGAACTCTACAGGCTCATTTGTTGCTACAGGTTCCCGTGTTCCTGTGCTCTCTCGCTGTGATGCTGTTTACATACTCGCGGATTCTTCAGGCACTGCGCATCCGCATCGGACGCACGCCAAGGCCCCATCGAGACAGCAAACGGCCTGTGCATCGCCTGTGGTTGCGGCGTAAAAAGTCAACGAGGTCGCCGGATCACCCAACGAGAAACACACCCACCTCCCCACCACCGCTTTCGACTGGTCCGCTTATTGCTTCGGATACAGTTACAACAGTAACCATCAACACTGAGACAAACACTCCCTCGCTCACCACGCCACTTAGCCCCACCCCTACTGTGTCTGTGATAACCTCACCGTTAAGCCCCACCCCCACTGCTTCAATGGTAACCACGCCTTTGAGTTCCGCCCCATCTGTGTCCGTCATAACTAGCCCCCACATCCCCACCCCTGCTACATCATCAGCGACCACACCTTTGAGCCCCATGCCCACTGTGTCCACAGTAAGCACTCAGCTAAGCCCCGCCCCCGTGCAGGGACCGCCCAGCATGGGCGTGGGCGCATCAGTATCGGCCATTTTGGCTCTGCGTCGAGCAGTTCGGCGCCACCGAGATCGGCGGGAACGTCAAAGGCGAGTCTTTCGCATGTCTGTCATCATCATTCTCTCATTTCTGCTATGCTGGGCACCTCTTTCCATCATGCCCCTTCTCATGTTGGCCATCGGGCCCTCTGATTGGCTGGAACGCCTGAGACTCTGTTTCCTGGTACTCGCTTATTGGACGGTAGTGCTGCATCCACTGCTGTACGCGTTCACGCGCCAGAAACTGCGCAAGGTTCTGCATACCCGTCTGCGCAGACTGCGGCCACAAAACACGCAGACTCGCATTCGCACTAATACCAAGATCCGCCGCAAGCACAGGGCAGATTGCAGCGACGCTACTGACCGCTGCCTGACGGAGGCTGTAAGAgagtga